A stretch of Gorilla gorilla gorilla isolate KB3781 chromosome 9, NHGRI_mGorGor1-v2.1_pri, whole genome shotgun sequence DNA encodes these proteins:
- the APOA5 gene encoding apolipoprotein A-V codes for MASMAAVLTWALALLSAFSATQARKGFWDYFSQTSGDKGRVEQIHQQKMAREPATLKDSLEQDLNNMNKFLEKLRPLSGSEAPRLPQDPVGMRQQLQEELEEVKARLQPYMAEAHELVGWNLEGLRQQLKPYTMDLMEQVALRVQELQEQLRVVGEDTKAQLLGGVDEARALLQGLQSRVVHHTGRFKELFHPYAETLVSGIGRHVQELHRSVTPHAPASPARLSRCVQVLSRKLTLKAKALHARIQQNLDQLREELSRAFAGTGTEEGAGLDPQVLSEEVRQRLQAFRQDTYLQIAAFTRAIDQETEEVQQQLAPPPPGHSAFAPEFQQTDSGKVLSKLQARLDDLWEDITHSLHDQGHSHLGDP; via the exons ATGGCAAGCATGGCTGCCGTGCTCACCTGGGCTCTGGCTCTTCTTTCAG CGTTTTCGGCCACCCAGGCACGGAAAGGCTTCTGGGACTACTTCAGCCAGACCAGCGGAGACAAAGGCAGGGTGGAGCAGATCCATCAGCAGAAGATGGCTCGCGAGCCCGC GACCCTGAAAGACAGCCTTGAGCAAGACCTCAACAATATGAACAAGTTCCTGGAAAAGCTGAGGCCTCTGAGTGGGAGCGAGGCTCCTCGGCTCCCACAGGACCCGGTGGGCATGCGGCAGCAGCTGCAGGAGGAGTTGGAGGAGGTGAAGGCTCGCCTCCAGCCCTACATGGCAGAGGCGCACGAGCTGGTGGGCTGGAATTTGGAGGGCTTGCGGCAGCAACTGAAGCCCTACACGATGGATCTGATGGAGCAGGTGGCCCTGCGCGTGCAGGAGCTGCAGGAGCAGTTGCGCGTGGTGGGAGAAGACACCAAGGCCCAGCTGCTGGGGGGCGTGGACGAGGCGCGGGCTTTGCTGCAGGGACTGCAGAGCCGCGTGGTGCACCACACCGGCCGCTTCAAAGAGCTCTTCCACCCATACGCCGAGACCCTGGTGAGCGGCATCGGGCGCCACGTGCAGGAGCTGCACCGCAGTGTGACTCCGCACGCCCCCGCCAGCCCCGCGCGCCTCAGTCGCTGCGTGCAGGTGCTCTCCCGGAAGCTCACGCTCAAGGCCAAGGCCCTGCACGCACGCATCCAGCAGAACCTGGACCAGCTGCGCGAAGAGCTCAGCAGAGCCTTTGCAGGCACTGGGACTGAGGAAGGGGCCGGCCTGGACCCCCAGGTGCTCTCCGAGGAGGTGCGCCAGCGACTTCAGGCTTTCCGCCAGGACACCTACCTGCAGATAGCTGCCTTCACTCGCGCCATCGACCAGGAGACTGAGGAGGTCCAGCAGCAGCTGGCGCCACCTCCACCAGGCCACAGTGCCTTCGCCCCAGAGTTTCAACAAACGGACAGTGGCAAGGTTCTGAGCAAGCTGCAGGCCCGTCTGGATGACCTGTGGGAAGACATCACTCACAGCCTTCATGACCAGGGCCACAGCCATCTGGGGGACCCCTGA